Proteins encoded by one window of Arachis hypogaea cultivar Tifrunner chromosome 1, arahy.Tifrunner.gnm2.J5K5, whole genome shotgun sequence:
- the LOC112698307 gene encoding CASP-like protein 2C1, translating into MYSTHACIFTRFIQFMTMELRMARGETSLRISAIVMLVLTACLVAFDTQTKVIMLSIEKKATYKDMKALRMLVYVTSAAAGYNVLRLCKHTTTVSCSEKINKGSNIYMAWILFLLDQMAVYVTFGTNCATLEGSMLALTGSEALQWLKVCNRFTRFCDQIGAAVLCGYAASILMALISTVSAYKVMRMYSPQRFLSLKIR; encoded by the exons ATGTATAGCACACACGCGTGCATATTCACTAGATTCATTCAATTCATGACGATGGAGTTAAGAATGGCGAGAGGGGAAACATCTTTGAGGATCTCAGCAATTGTGATGTTGGTTCTAACTGCTTGTTTAGTTGCTTTTGACACTCAAACAAAGGTTATCATGCTGAGTATTGAGAAGAAAGCTACCTACAAAGACATGAAAGCTCTCAG gatGTTGGTGTATGTAACATCTGCGGCTGCTGGTTATAACGTGCTTCGGTTATGCAAACACACCACTACTGTCTCTTGTTCAGAAAAAATCAATAAAGGGTCTAATATATACATGGCTTGGATCTTGTTCTTATTGGATCAG ATGGCAGTGTATGTGACATTCGGTACAAACTGTGCAACACTAGAAGGTTCGATGCTAGCATTAACAGGATCAGAGGCGTTACAGTGGCTCAAGGTATGTAACAGGTTCACAAGATTCTGCGACCAAATAGGAGCGGCTGTGTTGTGTGGCTACGCTGCGTCGATTCTGATGGCTCTGATATCAACCGTCTCTGCCTACAAAGTCATGAGGATGTACTCACCGCAACGGTTTCTCAGCTTGAAGATCAGATGA